From one Triticum urartu cultivar G1812 chromosome 3, Tu2.1, whole genome shotgun sequence genomic stretch:
- the LOC125544681 gene encoding indole-3-pyruvate monooxygenase YUCCA2-like, whose product MDHWSESEGKRVHDPIFQPRISQNCRQPVEEFCRERSKGAAVTRFERCTWVPGPIIVGAGPSGLAVAACLKEKGVDSLILERSNCIASLWQLKTYDRLSLHLPRQFCELPLMPFPADYPIYPSKEKFVAYLEKYAARFGICPSYNHAVVCAEYDEKLLLWRVRSQLTGKMEEEVEYISRWLVVATGENAEVVQPEIDGLKEFKGTVVHTSAYKTGRAFAGKRVLVVGCGNSGMEVCLDLCDHNAQPHIVVRDTVHILPREMLGQSTFGLSMWLLKWFPVHVVDRILLLVARTMLGDTARLGLKRPTVGPLELKSLSGKTPVLDVGTFAKIRSGDIKVYPGIKKISGRQVEFLDTRSEDFDAIVLATGYKSNVPFWLKDRELFSDKDGLPRKAFPNGWKGERGLYSVGLTRRGLMGTSVDARRIAHDIEQQLSAEGKL is encoded by the exons ATGGATCACTGGAGTGAAAGTGAGGGCAAGAGAGTCCATGATCCTATCTTCCAACCCCGCATCAGCCAAAACTGCCGCCAGCCTGTTGAAGAATTCTGCAGGGAGAGGAGCAAAGGTGCTGCTGTTACTCGCTTTGAGCGATGTACCTGGGTTCCCGGTCCTATTATCGTGGGTGCAGGACCATCAGGGCTTGCCGTTGCTGCATGTCTCAAGGAGAAGGGTGTCGACAGCCTCATCCTTGAACGCTCCAACTGCATAGCTTCTCTGTGGCAACTCAAAACATATGATCGTCTGAGCCTTCATCTTCCACGGCAGTTCTGTGAGCTTCCTCTCATGCCTTTCCCTGCTGATTACCCTATTTATCCCTCAAAGGAGAAGTTTGTAGCGTACTTGGAGAAGTATGCTGCGCGGTTCGGCATCTGTCCCAGCTACAACCATGCGGTGGTTTGTGCTGAGTATGACGAGAAGCTTCTGTTATGGCGGGTGAGATCACAACTTACAGGCAaaatggaggaggaggtggaatATATATCTCGGTGGTTGGTTGTGGCGACTGGTGAGAACGCTGAGGTTGTGCAGCCAGAGATCGACGGACTAAAAGAGTTCAAGGGAACGGTTGTGCACACCAGTGCATACAAAACTGGCCGTGCATTTGCAGGGAAGCGTGTTCTTGTTGTTGGGTGTGGCAACTCTGGCATGGAGGTCTGCCTAGATCTCTGCGATCACAATGCACAGCCCCATATTGTAGTAAGAGACACT GTACACATCTTGCCCAGGGAGATGCTGGGTCAGTCTACCTTTGGGCTGTCAATGTGGTTGCTCAAGTGGTTCCCAGTACACGTGGTGGACCGGATTCTACTGCTCGTAGCACGGACCATGCTTGGGGATACTGCTCGGCTTGGGCTAAAGCGGCCTACCGTCGGTCCCCTCGAGCTCAAGTCACTCTCAGGGAAGACCCCAGTTCTTGATGTTGGCACATTTGCAAAGATTAGGTCTGGTGATATCAAG GTGTATCCGGGCATCAAGAAAATATCAGGACGACAGGTAGAATTTTTGGATACACGGTCGGAGGACTTTGATGCAATTGTGCTTGCCACTGGCTACAAGAGCAACGTCCCCTTCTGGTTGAAG GACCGGGAGTTGTTTTCGGACAAAGATGGATTGCCAAGAAAAGCATTTCCAAacggatggaagggtgagagggGGCTCTACTCGGTCGGACTCACCCGGCGTGGCCTGATGGGAACCTCAGTCGATGCGAGGAGGATAGCTCACGACATCGAGCAGCAGTTGAGTGCTGAAGGGAAGCTCTAG